One segment of Vagococcus martis DNA contains the following:
- a CDS encoding Tex family protein: MQDTQVFDILEKELPNIKRKQIDTVLHLLSEGNTVPFIARYRKEQTGSLDEVEIREIEERHAYIEGLVKRKEEVIRLISEQGKLTKDLEKKINAAKKMQRVEDLYRPFKQKRRTKATIAKESGLEPLADWLLTFPENGSIEEEAAKYINEEKEIKTSEDALAGAHEIIAEVISDEPAYREWLRDMTKQTGLYTTKEKDKSLDEKSVYEMYYDFSEPMKKMVSHRVLATNRGEKEGVLKVAIEIDSNRVFQYFERHLIKSETSVATPYIRAAYEDSYKRFIAPAIEREIRNELTEKADEQAISIFGENLKNLLLQPPLKGKVVLGFDPAYRTGCKLAIVDPTGKLLAVHVIYPHKPANAKKREEAKPEFIKLLEEYKVEMVAIGNGTASRESEAFVSECLKEMKRPVFYVIVNEAGASVYSASDTAREEFPELQVEERSAVSIGRRLQDPLAELVKIDPKAVGVGQYQHDVSQKRLGEQLDFVVEMVVNQVGVNVNTASAQLLQHVAGLNKTTAKNIVIYREENGEFTSRTNLKKVPRLGPKAYEQSIGFLRIPNAKNILDTTGIHPESYGLVKQLLEELAIDMSEIGTEDTNAKLENVSVEQMSETLSVGKETLEDVISALRQPGRDMRDDLAAPLLRKDILKMEDLKPGMQLEGTVRNVVDFGAFVDIGVKQDGLVHISKLSQSYIKHPTDVVAVGDVVTVWIVDVDVQKQRITLTMIEPTQK; the protein is encoded by the coding sequence ATGCAAGACACACAAGTATTTGACATTTTAGAAAAAGAATTACCAAATATAAAAAGAAAACAAATTGACACCGTATTACACTTATTAAGTGAAGGTAATACGGTTCCTTTTATTGCACGCTACCGTAAAGAACAAACAGGAAGTCTAGATGAAGTTGAGATTAGAGAAATTGAAGAACGTCATGCCTATATAGAAGGTTTGGTAAAACGTAAAGAAGAAGTTATCAGACTGATTAGCGAGCAAGGAAAGCTAACAAAAGACTTAGAGAAAAAAATAAATGCAGCCAAAAAAATGCAACGAGTAGAAGATTTGTATCGACCATTTAAACAAAAACGTCGTACTAAGGCAACTATCGCAAAAGAAAGTGGTCTTGAACCATTAGCCGATTGGTTACTGACTTTTCCAGAAAATGGGTCTATAGAAGAAGAAGCAGCTAAATACATTAACGAAGAAAAAGAGATTAAGACATCTGAAGATGCGTTAGCTGGAGCACATGAAATCATTGCTGAAGTGATTAGTGATGAACCAGCTTATCGTGAATGGTTACGTGATATGACGAAGCAAACAGGTCTTTATACAACAAAGGAAAAAGATAAATCATTAGATGAAAAAAGTGTCTATGAGATGTACTATGACTTTTCTGAACCGATGAAAAAAATGGTGTCTCATAGAGTGTTAGCAACAAATCGTGGTGAAAAAGAAGGTGTCTTGAAAGTTGCGATTGAAATAGATAGCAACCGAGTATTTCAATACTTTGAACGCCATTTAATTAAGAGTGAAACAAGTGTTGCCACACCTTATATACGTGCAGCCTATGAAGATAGTTACAAACGATTTATAGCTCCGGCAATTGAGCGTGAAATACGTAATGAATTAACGGAAAAAGCAGATGAACAAGCCATCTCGATTTTTGGAGAAAATCTTAAAAACCTCTTATTGCAACCTCCTTTAAAAGGGAAAGTTGTATTAGGGTTTGACCCGGCTTATCGTACAGGTTGTAAGCTAGCTATTGTTGACCCAACAGGTAAATTATTGGCTGTGCATGTCATTTATCCACATAAACCAGCTAATGCTAAAAAACGTGAAGAAGCTAAACCTGAGTTTATTAAATTGTTAGAGGAATACAAGGTTGAAATGGTCGCAATAGGAAATGGAACGGCCAGTCGTGAATCAGAAGCATTTGTTTCAGAGTGCTTGAAAGAAATGAAACGACCTGTTTTTTATGTGATTGTTAATGAGGCAGGAGCATCCGTTTATTCAGCAAGTGATACAGCTAGAGAAGAGTTTCCTGAGTTACAAGTAGAAGAAAGAAGTGCTGTTAGTATCGGACGACGTTTACAAGATCCATTAGCAGAACTTGTAAAAATTGATCCAAAAGCAGTTGGTGTGGGTCAATACCAGCATGATGTTTCTCAAAAACGCTTAGGAGAACAATTGGATTTTGTTGTGGAAATGGTAGTTAACCAAGTAGGTGTCAATGTTAATACAGCCAGCGCCCAATTATTGCAACATGTGGCTGGTTTAAACAAAACAACGGCAAAAAATATTGTCATTTATCGTGAAGAAAATGGTGAATTTACTAGCCGTACTAATTTGAAAAAAGTGCCACGCTTAGGACCAAAAGCATACGAGCAATCAATCGGATTTTTACGTATTCCAAATGCTAAAAATATTTTAGATACAACAGGCATTCACCCTGAAAGTTATGGATTAGTAAAACAATTGCTAGAAGAATTAGCGATTGATATGTCTGAAATTGGTACTGAGGATACAAATGCGAAATTAGAAAACGTATCTGTTGAACAAATGAGTGAGACATTATCAGTTGGTAAAGAAACACTTGAAGATGTGATTAGTGCGTTAAGACAACCAGGACGTGATATGCGTGATGATTTAGCTGCACCACTTTTAAGAAAAGATATTCTTAAAATGGAAGATTTGAAACCAGGTATGCAGTTAGAAGGGACTGTCAGAAATGTAGTTGATTTTGGTGCATTTGTGGATATTGGAGTGAAACAAGATGGTTTAGTTCATATCTCAAAATTAAGCCAATCATACATTAAGCATCCAACAGATGTTGTGGCAGTTGGAGATGTTGTGACAGTGTGGATAGTAGATGTAGACGTACAAAAACAACGCATCACACTGACAATGATTGAACCAACTCAAAAATAA
- a CDS encoding SprT family protein yields the protein MNDGELQTLVEKTSLMYFDKPFLHQASFNKRLKTTGGRYHLSSHQLDFNPAILDVYDEEVLIGIIKHELCHYHLHLENRGYRHSDKEFKELLKQVDGLRFTPKLREPPERKVYLIECSKCKKTFQRKKRLNLSKYRCQCGGKLHYLSK from the coding sequence GTGAACGATGGTGAATTACAGACTTTAGTAGAAAAAACGTCTCTAATGTATTTTGATAAGCCATTTCTTCATCAAGCTTCTTTTAATAAAAGATTGAAAACAACTGGTGGGAGATATCATTTATCTTCTCACCAGTTAGATTTTAATCCAGCTATTTTAGATGTCTATGATGAAGAGGTTTTAATCGGTATTATTAAACATGAGTTATGCCATTATCATTTACATTTAGAAAATAGAGGGTATAGGCATAGCGATAAAGAGTTTAAAGAACTACTTAAACAAGTTGATGGTTTAAGGTTTACCCCGAAACTTCGTGAACCACCAGAAAGAAAAGTCTATCTTATAGAATGTTCCAAGTGTAAGAAAACATTTCAACGTAAAAAACGATTGAATTTATCAAAGTACCGCTGTCAATGTGGTGGAAAATTACATTATTTATCAAAATAA
- a CDS encoding DUF72 domain-containing protein, with protein sequence MIEIGLTTFREHGKLLNKSFLTLSDYASLFPVVEMNTSFYGIKEPTVSENWINETPNKFSFSIKAFKVMTKHAKLEEYYQDEKEMDEAFKLFLEPLVQQNRLSTILCQFPSYFICNKENVTYLRQLRERFKEYPMAVEFRSSTWYSESVKKEMMQFMTQYHYTLVSVDEPQVVHHSVPFLSEVTTPDYAYVRLHGRNKRYWAEKSSDWRKKRTLYRYSDEELNELAKEIEKIKAKKVVVVFNNNSGGDAGENALTLKDKLKIEYQGLNPTQLNLF encoded by the coding sequence ATGATAGAAATTGGGTTAACGACGTTTAGAGAACACGGAAAATTACTGAATAAATCATTTTTAACATTATCTGATTACGCATCACTATTTCCAGTGGTGGAAATGAATACGTCTTTTTACGGAATAAAAGAACCAACAGTCAGTGAAAATTGGATAAACGAGACACCAAATAAGTTTTCTTTTAGCATCAAGGCGTTTAAAGTCATGACAAAACATGCAAAGTTAGAAGAGTATTATCAGGATGAAAAAGAAATGGATGAAGCGTTCAAATTATTTTTAGAACCCTTAGTTCAACAAAATCGTCTTTCTACCATTTTGTGCCAGTTTCCTAGTTATTTTATTTGTAATAAAGAAAATGTAACCTACCTTCGTCAGTTGAGAGAACGATTCAAAGAGTATCCAATGGCTGTAGAGTTTCGAAGTAGCACTTGGTACAGTGAGTCTGTTAAAAAAGAGATGATGCAATTTATGACTCAGTATCATTACACATTGGTGAGTGTTGATGAACCACAAGTTGTGCATCATTCAGTTCCTTTTTTATCTGAAGTCACAACACCTGATTACGCGTATGTACGACTTCATGGTAGAAATAAACGCTATTGGGCAGAAAAATCGAGTGACTGGCGGAAAAAACGTACGCTCTATCGTTATTCTGATGAAGAACTAAATGAGCTAGCAAAAGAGATAGAAAAAATAAAAGCTAAAAAAGTGGTTGTGGTGTTTAATAATAATTCAGGTGGCGATGCAGGAGAAAACGCCTTAACACTCAAAGACAAATTGAAAATTGAGTATCAAGGACTAAATCCAACCCAATTAAATTTGTTTTAA
- a CDS encoding ABC transporter ATP-binding protein, which translates to MIQLNQVRKVYGEFSLENISLTIKNGVIYGVVGESGSGKSTLLSILNLSTSIDDGKFWIDDVDCRDLTRKQKGILKQKMGMIFQDYHLLNNLTVLENSHLPLKLKGIKDKSQALFWLEKVGLLDYATVYPSTLSGGQKQRVALARALVTKPKYILLDEATSALDEYNAQLILQILRDVHDDYQPTIIFVSHDLDKVKSFCDECLILDKGQIRHIVEVNHSQDEAECDPYPTKAFRRLSK; encoded by the coding sequence GTGATTCAGTTAAATCAAGTAAGAAAAGTCTATGGGGAATTTAGTTTAGAAAATATTTCATTAACCATAAAAAATGGTGTCATCTATGGGGTTGTAGGTGAAAGTGGTTCGGGAAAATCAACGCTATTGAGTATATTAAATTTAAGTACATCAATAGATGATGGAAAGTTTTGGATAGATGATGTCGATTGTCGTGACTTAACAAGGAAACAAAAGGGTATTCTCAAACAGAAAATGGGCATGATTTTTCAAGACTATCATTTGCTTAATAATCTAACCGTATTAGAAAACAGTCATTTACCTCTAAAACTAAAAGGTATTAAAGATAAATCACAAGCTCTTTTTTGGTTGGAAAAAGTTGGGTTACTAGACTATGCAACTGTTTACCCATCAACGTTAAGTGGTGGACAAAAACAACGTGTTGCGTTGGCAAGAGCTTTAGTGACAAAGCCAAAATATATTTTGTTAGATGAAGCCACAAGTGCATTAGATGAGTATAATGCTCAGCTTATCTTGCAAATTTTAAGAGACGTGCATGATGACTACCAGCCCACCATCATTTTTGTGAGTCATGATTTAGATAAAGTAAAATCTTTTTGTGATGAATGCTTGATATTAGATAAAGGTCAAATTCGTCATATCGTTGAGGTGAATCACAGTCAAGATGAGGCAGAGTGTGATCCATACCCAACCAAAGCTTTTAGGAGGTTGAGCAAATGA
- a CDS encoding methionine ABC transporter permease, producing MTSLKDAMIYLPELVLALKQTMYMIGVSMVFGMVFGLIIGTVLFLCRKKETWQQRCLYNLSSSYVNIIRSFPFLLLVVTLIPLTRVIVGTGFGPKSASVSLSLVAIAIFARLCEQVLLDIPKSVLILSESLGVTRWQHVYHFLWLEARSGLVLSATSMLISLVSYSTVMGVVGGGGIGDFAIRYGYQRYEYTVMMLAIVIMIVLVGLIQLVGYKIAKKLDKRTLS from the coding sequence ATGACATCTTTAAAAGATGCGATGATTTATTTGCCAGAACTAGTGTTAGCTCTTAAACAGACGATGTATATGATTGGTGTGAGCATGGTATTTGGTATGGTGTTTGGTTTGATAATAGGGACTGTACTATTTCTATGTCGCAAAAAAGAAACATGGCAACAAAGATGTCTCTATAATCTCTCATCAAGTTATGTTAATATTATTCGCTCATTTCCATTTTTATTATTGGTTGTTACATTGATTCCTTTGACACGTGTGATTGTTGGGACAGGATTTGGCCCAAAATCAGCATCCGTTTCACTTAGTTTAGTAGCAATTGCTATTTTCGCAAGACTATGTGAACAAGTGTTATTAGATATTCCTAAAAGTGTGCTCATCTTATCAGAGTCATTAGGTGTGACAAGATGGCAACATGTGTATCATTTTTTATGGCTTGAAGCAAGAAGTGGCTTGGTATTAAGTGCGACATCGATGTTAATTAGTTTGGTATCTTATTCGACTGTAATGGGAGTAGTTGGTGGTGGAGGAATTGGAGACTTCGCCATACGGTATGGCTACCAACGTTATGAATACACTGTGATGATGCTTGCTATCGTCATCATGATTGTGTTAGTTGGATTGATTCAATTAGTAGGGTATAAAATAGCAAAAAAATTAGATAAAAGGACGTTGTCATAA
- a CDS encoding MetQ/NlpA family ABC transporter substrate-binding protein produces MKKSFKYVMLLGLTLGLVACGKAEESKKEEKPKEDKIIKVASQAPPMTDIVNVAKEEAKKDGWDVELVQVTDNIQYNEMLKSKEVDANFAQHKPYMMKFNQEKEANLVVIQPIYNAKVGYYSKDYKSVDEIPDKAKIAIPSDVSNEGRALAILNEQGLITLKEGVGFNGTLKDIEKNPKQIEFLSVDLLNLAEAYNEKDVAMVYNYPAYIAKVGLTPDDAILLENTVDERFAISLVAREDNQDSDKIKALKKAMTSKAVKEYIEKEHSKTAIPAF; encoded by the coding sequence ATGAAAAAAAGTTTTAAATATGTGATGTTGTTAGGTTTAACATTAGGGTTAGTAGCATGTGGAAAAGCAGAAGAAAGTAAAAAAGAAGAAAAACCAAAAGAAGATAAAATCATCAAAGTAGCTTCTCAAGCACCACCAATGACTGATATTGTCAATGTCGCAAAAGAAGAAGCAAAAAAAGATGGATGGGATGTTGAATTGGTTCAAGTAACAGATAACATCCAATATAATGAAATGTTAAAAAGTAAAGAAGTTGATGCGAATTTCGCACAACACAAACCATATATGATGAAATTTAACCAAGAAAAAGAGGCAAACTTAGTGGTGATTCAACCTATTTATAATGCAAAAGTTGGTTATTATTCAAAAGATTATAAATCAGTTGATGAGATTCCTGATAAAGCGAAAATTGCTATTCCAAGTGACGTATCAAATGAAGGCCGTGCATTAGCGATTTTAAATGAGCAAGGCTTAATTACGTTAAAAGAGGGTGTTGGCTTTAATGGAACACTGAAAGATATTGAAAAAAATCCAAAACAAATTGAATTTTTATCAGTTGATTTATTAAACTTAGCAGAAGCTTATAACGAAAAAGATGTGGCGATGGTTTACAACTATCCAGCTTACATTGCAAAAGTTGGCTTAACTCCAGATGATGCCATTTTATTAGAAAATACAGTAGATGAAAGATTTGCGATTTCTTTAGTAGCTAGAGAAGATAATCAAGATTCTGACAAAATTAAAGCTTTGAAAAAAGCTATGACAAGTAAAGCAGTGAAAGAATATATCGAAAAAGAACATAGTAAAACAGCTATTCCAGCATTTTAA